The Thermococcus sp. genome has a segment encoding these proteins:
- a CDS encoding NADPH-dependent FMN reductase, with protein sequence MKVKIILGTAREGRKSEKVAKYLMKKAGALGWEAELIDVRDYLLAYT encoded by the coding sequence ATGAAGGTCAAGATAATTCTCGGAACGGCAAGGGAAGGACGGAAGAGTGAGAAAGTCGCGAAATACCTCATGAAGAAGGCCGGGGCACTCGGCTGGGAGGCCGAGCTTATAGACGTCAGGGACTACCTCCTGGCCTACAC